In a single window of the Limnochorda sp. L945t genome:
- the groL gene encoding chaperonin GroEL (60 kDa chaperone family; promotes refolding of misfolded polypeptides especially under stressful conditions; forms two stacked rings of heptamers to form a barrel-shaped 14mer; ends can be capped by GroES; misfolded proteins enter the barrel where they are refolded when GroES binds) — translation MPAKQLAFEAEARRALERGVSAVANAVKVTLGPKGRNVVLEKKYGSPVITKDGVTVAKEIELKDPYENMGAQLCREVASKTNDIAGDGTTTATVLAQAIVLEGMKNVAAGANPMLVKKGIDRAVAAAVDEIKRIAIPIEGKNDIAHVASIAGNDPEIGGLVAEAMDKVGKDGVITVEESKGTQTTVEVVEGMEFDKGYISPYFVTNPEAMEAELEDPFILLHEKKISNVHDLLPLLEKVVQAGRPLLIIAEDVEGEALATLVVNKIRGTLNCCAVKAPGFGDRRKAMMEDMAILTGGTFLSEDLGIKLENVTLDQLGRARRVRVGKEKTTIIEGQGDRRKIQGRVEQIKKQIEETDSDYDREKLQERLAKLAGGVAVIKVGAATETELKEKKHRIEDAVNATRAAVEEGIVPGGGVTYINILPAVDKVEASGDELVGVNIVKRALLEPARQIAFNAGLEGSVIVERIRNEKPGWGLNALTGEFVDMVKSGIVDPAKVTRTALENAASIAGMVLTTEALVSEIPEKEKKPNYPPGGDMDY, via the coding sequence ATGCCGGCCAAGCAACTCGCGTTCGAGGCAGAGGCGCGCCGGGCCCTGGAGCGGGGCGTCAGCGCCGTCGCCAACGCGGTCAAGGTGACGCTGGGCCCCAAGGGCCGCAACGTCGTGCTGGAGAAGAAGTATGGGTCGCCCGTGATCACGAAGGACGGCGTCACCGTCGCCAAGGAGATCGAGCTCAAGGATCCGTACGAGAACATGGGCGCCCAGCTCTGCCGGGAGGTCGCCTCCAAGACCAACGACATCGCCGGTGACGGCACGACCACGGCCACGGTCCTGGCCCAGGCGATCGTCCTCGAAGGCATGAAGAACGTGGCCGCGGGCGCCAACCCGATGCTGGTCAAGAAGGGCATCGACCGCGCGGTGGCCGCTGCAGTGGACGAGATCAAGCGGATCGCCATCCCGATCGAGGGCAAGAATGACATTGCCCACGTCGCCTCCATCGCGGGCAACGACCCCGAAATCGGCGGCCTGGTCGCCGAGGCGATGGACAAGGTGGGCAAGGACGGGGTCATCACCGTCGAGGAGTCCAAGGGCACCCAGACCACGGTCGAAGTCGTCGAGGGCATGGAGTTCGACAAGGGCTACATCTCGCCGTACTTCGTCACCAACCCCGAGGCGATGGAGGCCGAGCTCGAGGATCCGTTCATCCTGCTGCACGAGAAGAAGATCTCCAACGTCCACGACCTCCTGCCCCTGCTGGAGAAGGTCGTCCAGGCCGGCCGCCCGCTGTTGATCATCGCCGAGGACGTCGAGGGTGAGGCGCTGGCGACGCTGGTCGTCAACAAGATCCGGGGCACCCTCAACTGCTGCGCCGTCAAGGCGCCCGGATTCGGCGATCGGCGCAAGGCCATGATGGAGGACATGGCCATCCTCACGGGCGGCACCTTCCTGTCGGAGGACCTGGGCATCAAGCTCGAAAACGTCACCCTGGATCAGCTCGGCCGGGCCCGCCGGGTCCGCGTGGGCAAGGAGAAGACCACCATCATCGAGGGCCAGGGCGACCGCCGCAAGATCCAGGGCCGCGTCGAGCAGATCAAGAAGCAGATCGAGGAGACCGACTCCGACTACGACCGGGAGAAGTTGCAGGAGCGGCTCGCCAAGCTGGCGGGCGGCGTGGCGGTCATCAAGGTCGGTGCGGCGACCGAGACCGAGCTGAAGGAGAAGAAGCACCGGATTGAAGACGCCGTCAACGCTACCCGCGCGGCGGTCGAGGAAGGCATCGTGCCCGGCGGCGGCGTCACCTACATCAACATCCTGCCGGCGGTCGACAAGGTCGAGGCCAGCGGCGACGAGCTGGTCGGCGTCAACATCGTGAAGCGGGCGCTGCTCGAGCCGGCCCGGCAGATCGCGTTCAACGCCGGGCTCGAGGGCTCCGTGATCGTCGAGCGGATCCGCAACGAGAAGCCGGGCTGGGGCCTCAACGCCCTGACCGGGGAGTTCGTCGACATGGTGAAGTCCGGCATCGTCGACCCGGCCAAGGTGACCCGCACGGCGCTCGAAAACGCCGCCAGCATCGCGGGCATGGTGCTCACCACCGAGGCGCTGGTCTCGGAGATCCCCGAAAAGGAGAAGAAGCCCAACTATCCGCCGGGCGGCGACATGGACTACTGA
- a CDS encoding transcriptional coactivator p15/PC4 family protein, producing MDQESGFWDRETVVGTIEKNATERIAVRRVERRGRAYVDIRIEWRRQDGEEFFPSKKGVVIPEEALDDVLALLESARDEKAPRRDGRRRHTETGDGAASSE from the coding sequence GTGGATCAGGAGAGCGGGTTTTGGGATCGGGAAACGGTCGTCGGCACCATCGAGAAGAACGCGACGGAGCGGATCGCCGTCCGGCGGGTGGAACGGCGCGGGCGGGCATACGTGGATATCCGCATCGAGTGGCGCCGGCAGGACGGGGAAGAGTTTTTCCCCAGCAAGAAGGGCGTCGTGATCCCCGAAGAGGCCCTCGACGACGTGCTGGCCCTGCTGGAGAGCGCGAGGGACGAAAAAGCGCCGAGGCGTGACGGGCGCCGCCGTCACACGGAGACGGGCGACGGCGCCGCCTCCTCGGAGTAG
- a CDS encoding bifunctional acetate--CoA ligase family protein/GNAT family N-acetyltransferase: MWRVIPEGTALREHALLRDGSWVLIRTASPADVPAVEALMARLSHQTLRMRFFAGVSQVSRTLVEQLCAPPSRDQVSLLAVWGEGPDERVVGVGNYVALPGRNTAEVAFVVDDAFQGRGIGTLLLERLAGMAAGSGLVGFEAEVLFENRPMVEVFRESGFQVRQALDGGVLHIQFPVATTAAARERAELRERIAAANSLVPLLRPRRVAVVGASRDPDSVGGMVFRYILQAGFTGTVYPVNRSAASVYGVRAYPSVEALPEPVELVIVAVPADQVLEVARSALQAGARGLVVLTAGFAEAGPEGAERQRALVQLVRSRGARMVGPNCLGLINTDPEIRLNASLAPSLAPRGRIGFFSHSGALGLVILAYAKERGLGFSTFVSAGNRADVSGNDLLEYWDEDPQTDMALLYLETFGNPRRFARIARRLSARKPVLCVKSARSRAGVRAAQAHIGAVAAGEEEVEALFRQAGVIRADTLEEMFDVAVLLAHQPLPQGNRVSIVTNSGGVATIAADTCEARGLVLSGPGVVDLGPLAGPERYEEAVRRALENPEVDALIAIFACVASCDPGAVTRAIRRAAVRAERTTGVGKPLALCLMGETGAVRVAGSERPFPSYRFPEAAAMALARAAEYAAYRRRPPGRLVFFDDVDAIRARAAVEEWLHGRDGVELAAPEAEQLLAWFGLKVREGHLERLPASGCVAVRIRPHPQFGPILELERRRAAPSSDGRESEAGRAVRITPLTDRDAEELAAWCDGVGEAGGDGVAAALLRLSQMVEEIPWSLQLEAALVPDATGPVRLTGVRIMVQKVGPPAA; the protein is encoded by the coding sequence ATGTGGCGCGTCATCCCCGAGGGGACGGCGCTTCGCGAGCACGCGCTCTTGCGGGACGGCAGCTGGGTGCTGATCCGCACGGCCTCGCCGGCCGACGTGCCCGCCGTGGAGGCCCTCATGGCACGCCTGTCCCACCAGACCCTGCGGATGCGCTTCTTTGCCGGCGTCTCCCAGGTGAGCCGCACGCTCGTGGAGCAGTTGTGCGCGCCGCCGTCCAGGGATCAGGTCTCGCTCCTGGCGGTCTGGGGCGAGGGGCCCGACGAGCGGGTCGTGGGCGTGGGCAACTACGTCGCCCTGCCGGGGCGCAACACCGCCGAAGTGGCCTTCGTGGTCGACGACGCCTTCCAGGGGCGCGGGATCGGCACCTTGTTGCTGGAGCGGCTGGCCGGCATGGCGGCCGGGTCGGGCCTGGTAGGGTTCGAGGCCGAGGTGCTGTTCGAAAACCGGCCGATGGTCGAGGTCTTCCGCGAGTCGGGGTTCCAGGTGCGACAGGCTCTGGATGGCGGCGTGCTGCACATCCAGTTCCCGGTGGCCACGACCGCCGCCGCCAGAGAGCGTGCGGAGCTGCGGGAACGTATCGCGGCGGCCAACTCCCTGGTGCCCCTCTTGCGTCCACGGCGGGTCGCGGTCGTGGGCGCCTCCCGGGACCCGGACAGCGTCGGCGGGATGGTCTTCCGGTACATCCTGCAGGCGGGCTTCACGGGCACCGTGTACCCGGTCAACCGCAGCGCTGCCTCGGTCTACGGTGTGCGGGCCTACCCTTCTGTGGAAGCGCTTCCCGAGCCCGTCGAACTGGTCATCGTGGCGGTGCCCGCCGACCAGGTGCTGGAGGTGGCCCGTTCGGCGCTGCAGGCCGGCGCCCGGGGGCTCGTGGTGCTGACGGCCGGGTTCGCGGAGGCCGGCCCCGAGGGCGCCGAGCGGCAGCGGGCGCTGGTGCAGCTGGTGCGCAGCCGGGGGGCGCGGATGGTCGGCCCCAACTGCCTGGGCCTGATCAACACCGATCCGGAGATCCGCCTGAACGCAAGCCTTGCTCCCTCGCTCGCCCCTCGCGGCCGGATCGGCTTTTTCTCGCACTCCGGGGCCTTGGGGCTCGTCATCCTGGCGTACGCGAAAGAGCGCGGGCTGGGCTTCTCGACGTTCGTCTCGGCCGGCAACCGGGCGGACGTCTCCGGCAACGACCTGCTGGAGTACTGGGACGAGGACCCCCAGACGGACATGGCGCTCCTCTACCTGGAGACCTTCGGCAACCCGAGGCGCTTTGCCCGCATCGCCCGCCGCCTTTCCGCCCGCAAGCCGGTGCTGTGCGTCAAGAGCGCCCGGAGCCGGGCCGGAGTGCGGGCCGCGCAGGCGCACATCGGCGCCGTGGCGGCGGGGGAGGAGGAGGTCGAGGCGCTGTTCCGCCAGGCCGGGGTGATCCGCGCCGATACCCTCGAAGAGATGTTCGACGTGGCCGTGTTGCTCGCCCACCAGCCGTTGCCGCAGGGCAACCGGGTGAGCATCGTGACCAATTCGGGCGGGGTCGCCACCATTGCCGCCGACACCTGCGAGGCCAGGGGGCTCGTCCTCTCGGGGCCTGGCGTCGTCGACCTGGGCCCGCTGGCCGGGCCCGAGCGGTACGAGGAGGCGGTGCGGCGGGCGCTCGAAAACCCCGAGGTCGATGCCCTCATCGCCATATTCGCCTGCGTGGCCAGCTGCGATCCCGGCGCGGTGACCCGGGCCATCCGGCGGGCGGCGGTGCGGGCGGAGCGAACGACCGGCGTCGGCAAGCCCCTGGCGCTGTGCCTGATGGGGGAGACCGGCGCCGTGCGAGTGGCCGGCAGCGAACGGCCGTTCCCGTCCTATCGCTTCCCCGAGGCGGCGGCCATGGCGCTGGCCCGGGCAGCCGAGTACGCCGCTTACAGGCGCCGTCCCCCAGGTCGGCTGGTCTTCTTCGACGACGTGGACGCGATACGCGCCAGGGCGGCCGTCGAGGAGTGGCTGCACGGAAGGGACGGGGTCGAGCTCGCTGCCCCCGAAGCCGAGCAGTTGCTGGCCTGGTTCGGGCTGAAGGTAAGAGAGGGCCACCTCGAGCGGCTGCCGGCCTCCGGGTGCGTGGCGGTGCGGATCCGGCCGCACCCGCAGTTTGGGCCGATCCTGGAGCTCGAGCGGCGACGGGCGGCGCCGTCGTCCGATGGGCGCGAGAGCGAGGCCGGCCGGGCGGTGCGGATCACGCCGCTCACGGATCGGGACGCCGAGGAACTGGCGGCGTGGTGCGACGGCGTGGGCGAAGCCGGGGGCGACGGCGTCGCAGCCGCTTTGCTCCGCCTTTCCCAGATGGTCGAAGAGATCCCGTGGTCGCTCCAGCTCGAGGCTGCCCTCGTCCCGGATGCGACGGGGCCCGTCCGGTTGACAGGCGTCCGGATCATGGTACAAAAGGTAGGTCCGCCGGCCGCGTAG
- a CDS encoding vitamin K epoxide reductase family protein, producing the protein MESKHTSRSVPAGRGGREGRRRRTLLGVAAGLSVLGALVALYLLVVETGQAPGEALFCGPGSGCEANWQSPFARMAGVPLALWGLAGYVALLASAWWALRAGQGPGLAEGAGLVLSWGGALFSLYLLGVQAWAVQSFCPWCTLSAAVMVALAVMWTFEAKVSQVRLQPMAPVAGLLLGAGLAALNYLPASALGPGAGPEGLAGASAVEVSPAGQVAGDAGRAVTSLQQLEALMTAGKPGAPVLIEVYSDFQCPYCARAAQEVVHPLLREEVAQGKARLAYRNFAFIGPESKWAAEAAACAAVQGKFWEFHDLLFANQQGENVGAFSQERLIQMARQLGLDVPAFTGCLESRRMRPWVEASYEQGREKGVRATPTFFINGKRYDGLMPLEELRRIAFGSSR; encoded by the coding sequence ATGGAGAGCAAGCACACGTCGCGCTCGGTCCCGGCGGGCCGGGGCGGACGGGAAGGCCGGCGCCGTCGCACGCTGCTCGGGGTAGCGGCCGGGCTCAGCGTGCTCGGTGCCTTGGTGGCGCTCTACCTGCTGGTCGTGGAGACGGGCCAGGCCCCCGGAGAGGCGCTGTTTTGCGGGCCCGGGAGCGGCTGTGAGGCCAACTGGCAGTCGCCTTTCGCGCGGATGGCGGGTGTCCCGCTGGCCCTTTGGGGGCTGGCCGGGTACGTGGCGTTGCTCGCGTCCGCATGGTGGGCGCTTCGCGCAGGCCAGGGTCCAGGCCTGGCCGAGGGGGCCGGCCTGGTGCTGAGCTGGGGCGGGGCCCTCTTTTCGCTGTATCTGCTCGGTGTCCAGGCGTGGGCCGTGCAGAGCTTCTGTCCCTGGTGCACCCTGTCGGCGGCCGTCATGGTGGCCCTGGCCGTCATGTGGACTTTCGAGGCGAAGGTCTCGCAGGTGCGCCTGCAGCCTATGGCGCCGGTGGCGGGCTTGCTGCTGGGAGCCGGCCTGGCCGCGCTCAACTATCTGCCTGCCTCGGCCCTGGGGCCGGGAGCCGGCCCAGAGGGGCTCGCCGGGGCTAGCGCCGTGGAGGTCAGCCCGGCCGGGCAGGTGGCAGGCGACGCGGGCCGGGCCGTCACGAGTCTGCAGCAGCTCGAGGCCCTCATGACGGCGGGTAAGCCCGGGGCTCCGGTGCTGATCGAAGTCTACTCCGACTTCCAGTGCCCGTATTGCGCCCGGGCGGCCCAGGAGGTGGTCCACCCCCTGCTGCGAGAGGAGGTAGCGCAAGGCAAGGCGCGCCTCGCCTACCGCAACTTCGCGTTCATCGGGCCGGAGTCCAAGTGGGCCGCCGAAGCGGCGGCCTGCGCCGCGGTGCAGGGAAAGTTCTGGGAGTTCCATGACCTGCTCTTTGCCAACCAGCAAGGCGAAAACGTGGGGGCCTTCTCCCAGGAGCGGCTGATCCAGATGGCCCGACAGCTCGGGCTCGACGTGCCGGCGTTCACCGGCTGCCTCGAGAGCCGGCGGATGCGCCCGTGGGTCGAGGCGAGCTACGAGCAGGGACGGGAGAAAGGCGTGCGCGCGACGCCGACCTTTTTCATCAACGGGAAGCGGTACGACGGGCTGATGCCCCTCGAAGAGCTCCGTCGCATCGCCTTCGGGTCTTCGAGGTGA
- the glgP gene encoding alpha-glucan family phosphorylase, giving the protein MRPIRTFSVAPSLPAPIERLQELAYNLFWSWDQDARQLFVRLDRRLWEISGHNPVRMLTLLPRRRLEEAAEDEAFMAQYQQVCAAFDAYLGEAGHWFARAHPEYPPDRPLVAYFSAEFGLTESMPMYSGGLGNLAGDHLKSASDLGVPIVGVGLLYHQGYFRQSLSADGWQQESYPNYDIYTMPLQMIRKPDGRPLSVELALPGRTLTAYVWRVRVGRITLYLLDANAEANRPDDRILTDRLYGGDLEMRIRQEILLGIGGARALEAMGIRPAVYHMNEGHSAFLSLERIRRTMDEQDASFAEALEATAASQVFTTHTPVPAGHDYFPPDMMERYFGDFYRSIKLDRSQFLALGRQNPSDEREAFCMTILALRTAAYSNGVSRLHGAVARRMWQGIWPHVPEEELPIESITNGVHLASWVSDDMAALYDRYLGPRWRAEPDDPTVWRQALDIPPEELWRTHERRRERLIAFARRRLRGQMEARGAPLSDLAEAEQALDPRILTIGFARRFATYKRATLLLQAPERLLRLLTSEEHPVQILVAGKAHPRDDAGKEMIRQIVKFAQDPAVRRRLVFLEDYDIATGRYLVQGVDVWLNTPRRPEEASGTSGMKAAVNGAINVSILDGWWNEAYAPEVGWAIGAGGETPEGDAPDRGAREAATVDRLDAQALFDILEREVAPLFYDRGSDGLPREWIARMQHSIAAIPANYNTHRMVKEYTERFYVPAAVRSTALRQDGLRRARELAAWKAKAARAWPSVQVEEVTSTASDHMPAGQSMTIQAVVQLEGLQPEDVVAEVYLGRVDPRGELRDCVVVPMRRVGPTPDGRFVFEATNVTPHGSGQFGYQVRVRAYHPDLANPFETGLMRWAAS; this is encoded by the coding sequence TTGCGCCCTATTCGCACGTTCTCCGTCGCCCCCTCGCTCCCCGCTCCCATCGAAAGGCTCCAGGAGCTCGCCTACAACCTGTTCTGGTCCTGGGACCAGGATGCCCGGCAGCTGTTCGTGCGGCTCGACCGGCGGCTGTGGGAGATCTCGGGCCACAACCCCGTTCGCATGCTGACGCTCCTTCCCCGGCGCCGCCTGGAGGAAGCGGCGGAGGACGAGGCTTTCATGGCGCAATACCAGCAGGTCTGCGCCGCCTTCGACGCCTACCTCGGGGAGGCCGGCCACTGGTTCGCCCGGGCGCATCCCGAGTATCCCCCCGACCGGCCCCTGGTGGCCTATTTCTCCGCGGAGTTCGGCCTGACGGAGTCCATGCCCATGTACTCGGGAGGTCTCGGCAACCTCGCCGGGGACCACCTCAAGTCGGCGAGCGACCTGGGCGTCCCCATCGTCGGGGTGGGCCTGTTGTACCACCAGGGGTATTTCCGCCAGTCGCTCAGCGCCGACGGGTGGCAGCAAGAGAGCTACCCCAACTACGACATCTACACCATGCCGCTGCAGATGATCCGCAAGCCCGACGGCCGGCCCTTGAGCGTCGAGCTCGCCCTGCCCGGCCGCACGCTCACGGCCTACGTCTGGAGAGTCCGGGTCGGGCGGATCACGCTCTACCTGCTCGACGCCAACGCCGAAGCCAACCGCCCCGATGACCGGATCCTCACGGATCGCCTCTACGGCGGCGACCTGGAGATGCGCATCCGCCAGGAGATCCTGCTCGGAATCGGGGGCGCGCGGGCCCTGGAAGCGATGGGCATCCGGCCTGCGGTTTACCACATGAACGAGGGGCACTCGGCCTTCCTCTCGCTCGAGCGCATCCGGCGGACGATGGACGAGCAAGACGCCTCCTTCGCCGAGGCTCTCGAGGCCACGGCGGCGAGCCAGGTCTTCACCACCCACACGCCCGTGCCCGCCGGCCACGATTACTTCCCGCCCGACATGATGGAACGCTACTTCGGTGACTTTTACCGCTCCATCAAGCTCGATCGCTCCCAGTTCCTGGCCCTGGGTCGGCAAAACCCGTCAGACGAGCGTGAGGCCTTTTGCATGACGATCCTGGCCCTGCGGACGGCCGCCTACTCCAACGGGGTGAGCCGGCTGCACGGCGCGGTGGCCCGGCGGATGTGGCAGGGGATCTGGCCTCACGTACCCGAGGAGGAGCTCCCCATCGAGTCCATCACCAACGGGGTGCATCTGGCCTCCTGGGTCTCGGACGACATGGCGGCCCTGTACGACCGCTACCTGGGGCCCCGCTGGCGGGCCGAACCGGACGATCCCACCGTGTGGCGCCAGGCGCTCGACATCCCACCGGAGGAGCTCTGGCGCACCCACGAACGCCGGCGTGAGCGACTCATCGCCTTCGCGCGCCGCAGGCTGCGGGGCCAGATGGAGGCGCGCGGCGCGCCGTTGAGCGACCTGGCCGAGGCCGAACAGGCGCTCGATCCCCGGATCCTCACCATCGGATTTGCCCGGCGGTTCGCGACGTACAAGCGGGCGACCTTGCTGCTGCAGGCCCCAGAGAGGCTGCTGCGGCTGCTCACGAGCGAAGAGCACCCGGTGCAGATCCTGGTGGCCGGCAAGGCCCATCCCCGCGACGACGCCGGCAAGGAGATGATCCGCCAGATCGTCAAGTTTGCCCAGGATCCCGCCGTCCGGCGCCGGTTGGTCTTCCTGGAAGACTACGACATCGCGACGGGCCGCTACCTGGTGCAGGGAGTCGACGTGTGGCTCAACACGCCCCGCCGCCCCGAAGAGGCGAGCGGCACCAGCGGGATGAAGGCCGCCGTCAACGGGGCCATCAACGTCAGCATCCTCGACGGCTGGTGGAACGAGGCCTACGCCCCCGAGGTGGGCTGGGCGATCGGCGCCGGTGGCGAAACGCCGGAGGGAGACGCGCCGGACCGGGGCGCCCGGGAGGCGGCGACGGTGGACAGGCTGGACGCGCAGGCGCTGTTCGACATCCTCGAGCGGGAGGTCGCCCCCCTGTTCTACGACCGGGGCAGCGACGGCCTGCCCCGGGAGTGGATCGCCCGGATGCAGCACTCCATCGCGGCCATCCCGGCCAACTACAACACTCACCGCATGGTGAAGGAGTACACGGAGCGCTTCTACGTGCCGGCCGCCGTGCGGTCCACCGCGCTACGGCAAGACGGCCTGCGCCGGGCACGGGAGCTGGCCGCGTGGAAGGCGAAGGCCGCCCGGGCGTGGCCTTCGGTCCAGGTGGAGGAGGTCACGTCGACGGCCTCCGACCACATGCCCGCCGGCCAGAGCATGACGATCCAGGCGGTCGTGCAGCTCGAGGGCCTGCAGCCCGAAGACGTGGTGGCAGAAGTCTACCTCGGGCGCGTCGACCCCCGGGGAGAGCTCCGCGACTGCGTGGTCGTCCCGATGAGGAGGGTGGGCCCCACCCCCGACGGGCGGTTCGTCTTCGAGGCCACCAACGTGACGCCGCACGGCAGCGGCCAGTTCGGTTACCAGGTACGTGTGCGGGCGTACCACCCCGACCTGGCCAACCCCTTCGAGACGGGCCTGATGCGGTGGGCGGCGTCATGA
- a CDS encoding AIR synthase family protein yields the protein MSGEPGALRDTPHLGKVAPRFLQEAILPFLGARRPEVRLGPGQGLDTAAVDLGDGRLLVATADPLWAAPRLGMGRSAWLAAHLVASDLATSGFPPQLALVELNLPPRMSDEELRVYWQGLHRAWEAMGVAVIGGHTGRYAGCDYTIVGSATLLAVGPADRYVSPAHARPGDRILVTKGAAIEATGVLAASFPRTVAERLGADWQRRCEAFLDRASVVADALAAARAGTGPHGVTAMHDATEGGILGGLAEMAAACGQGIVVDASKVPVAEETQRICELFELDPLVIAGEGALLIAVRPERVAAVRQELARIGQAAAEIGWVRPPGEGRWVETPSGRRPLEVPEWDPYWEAYRRAVESGWE from the coding sequence ATGAGCGGGGAGCCCGGAGCGCTCCGGGATACGCCGCATCTCGGCAAGGTGGCCCCCCGCTTCTTGCAGGAGGCCATCTTGCCGTTCCTGGGCGCCCGCCGCCCGGAAGTCCGCCTCGGGCCCGGCCAGGGGCTGGACACGGCGGCCGTAGACCTGGGCGACGGCCGCCTGCTCGTGGCCACGGCCGATCCCCTGTGGGCCGCCCCCAGGCTGGGCATGGGCCGTAGCGCCTGGCTTGCCGCCCACCTGGTCGCCTCCGATCTCGCCACGAGCGGCTTCCCGCCCCAGCTGGCCCTCGTCGAGCTCAACCTGCCGCCGCGGATGAGCGACGAGGAGCTGCGGGTCTACTGGCAGGGCCTGCACCGGGCCTGGGAAGCCATGGGGGTGGCGGTCATCGGCGGGCACACGGGGCGCTACGCCGGGTGCGACTACACCATCGTCGGCAGCGCCACCCTGCTCGCCGTGGGGCCGGCCGATCGGTACGTGAGCCCTGCGCATGCCCGCCCCGGCGACCGCATCCTGGTGACCAAGGGAGCGGCGATCGAGGCCACGGGCGTACTGGCGGCGTCGTTTCCCCGTACGGTGGCCGAGCGGCTGGGCGCCGACTGGCAACGGCGGTGCGAGGCGTTCCTCGATCGGGCGAGCGTCGTGGCCGACGCGCTGGCCGCCGCTCGAGCGGGCACCGGCCCGCACGGGGTCACCGCCATGCACGACGCCACCGAGGGCGGGATTCTCGGAGGCCTGGCCGAGATGGCCGCCGCCTGCGGCCAGGGCATCGTGGTAGATGCGAGCAAGGTGCCGGTGGCCGAGGAGACCCAGCGCATCTGTGAGCTGTTCGAGCTCGACCCGCTGGTCATCGCAGGCGAAGGCGCCCTCCTGATCGCCGTGCGGCCCGAGCGAGTCGCCGCCGTCCGGCAGGAGCTGGCCCGCATCGGCCAGGCGGCCGCCGAGATCGGGTGGGTGCGCCCGCCCGGCGAGGGACGATGGGTCGAAACCCCGTCCGGGCGGCGCCCCCTCGAGGTCCCCGAGTGGGATCCGTACTGGGAAGCCTACCGGCGCGCCGTGGAGTCGGGCTGGGAGTAA
- a CDS encoding acyl-CoA thioesterase, with product MDGNTPGGGPAGAPAQETYRFAVEEEVRFRDLDALGHVNNAVYFTYFEHARVKYFQHLGLVDVQGQRPWFFILAEARCSYRSPAHLGDRLRIATAVTEIGRSSFRMGYLITGVADGRVVAAGETVQVAYDYGQGRPVPVPEYVRRRIGEWEGRPEWANGGAGYSQPDSTARR from the coding sequence ATGGACGGCAACACTCCGGGTGGGGGGCCCGCCGGTGCTCCGGCCCAGGAGACGTACCGCTTCGCGGTCGAGGAGGAGGTCCGCTTCCGGGACCTCGACGCCCTGGGCCACGTCAACAACGCCGTCTACTTCACCTACTTCGAGCACGCCCGCGTGAAGTACTTCCAGCACCTCGGGCTCGTGGACGTCCAGGGGCAGCGGCCGTGGTTCTTCATCCTGGCGGAAGCCCGCTGCAGCTATCGCTCGCCGGCGCATCTGGGCGATCGGCTGCGGATCGCCACGGCCGTGACCGAGATCGGGCGCTCGAGCTTCCGCATGGGTTACCTCATCACGGGCGTCGCCGACGGCCGCGTCGTCGCCGCCGGCGAGACGGTGCAGGTCGCCTACGACTACGGGCAGGGCCGCCCGGTCCCGGTGCCCGAGTACGTGCGCCGGCGCATCGGCGAATGGGAAGGGCGCCCGGAGTGGGCCAACGGGGGAGCCGGTTACTCCCAGCCCGACTCCACGGCGCGCCGGTAG